A region from the Hydra vulgaris chromosome 08, alternate assembly HydraT2T_AEP genome encodes:
- the LOC136083204 gene encoding uncharacterized protein LOC136083204, with the protein MRVKLSGDLSAGAFSNRLLALGNGEAPVDVQTGLIKFPANFCTLVDSAEELIVKVFPNIQQSFTRHDWICERAILAPKNESVTKINVQIQKMLPGNEKSYNSIDMVMDPSEAVNYPTEFLNSLEPSGCPPHILHLKVGAPIILLRNLDSPKLCNGTRIIIKAIHSNLIEATILTGCGKGTILATFNLSGTVPVIIDDLNISKIGLRISEKTLTTILLQMSSIPGDLFVLREFIAFSSSSIFSSLNINSLLTLVR; encoded by the exons ATGAGGGTAAAGTTGTCTGGTGATCTGTCAGCAGGAGCCTTTTCCAATCGGCTCCTTGCCTTGGGCAATGGTGAGGCACCAGTTGATGTGCAGACAGGGCTCATTAAATTCCCTGCCAACTTTTGCACACTGGTGGATTCTGCAGAGGAACTCATTGTCAAGGTGTTTCCCAACATCCAGCAGAGTTTCACCAGACATGACTGGATCTGTGAGAGAGCTATTCTGGCTCCCAAAAATGAGTCTGTCACCAAGATCAATGTGCAGATCCAGAAAATGCTCCCAGGCAATGAAAAGTCCTACAACTCCATTGACATGGTTATGGACCCCAGTGAAGCTGTCAACTATCCAACAGAATTTCTGAACTCTTTAGAACCATCTGGATGTCCTCCTCACATTCTTCACCTGAAAGTTGGAGCACCAATCATTCTTCTTCGCAACCTCGACAGTCCCAAGCTCTGCAATGGAACTCGAATCATCATCAAAGCTATCCATTCAAACTTGATTGAAGCAACTATACTGACTGGATGTGGCAAAG gtacaattttagctacttttaatttatctggTACAGTTCCTGTTataattgatgatttaaatatttcgaaaatAGGTTTGCGTATCTCCGAAAAGACATTGACGACGATATTACTGCAAATGTCATCTATACCTGGGGACTTGTTTGTTTTAAGagagtttattgcattttcgagttcatcaatttttagttctttaaatattaattcgTTGTTGACACTAGTTAGATAA